From the Deinococcus aestuarii genome, the window GGCGAGGGGTACGTCCTCCTCCTCCCAGGGGGGACGCCGCCATTCGAGCACCTGCCCCGCCCGCACCCGCTCGTCCGCCCGGCCCACGGTGGCCCCGTCCAGCCGCACCTCACCGCCTTCCAGCCGCGCCCGCCACTCGGCTGCGGTGGAGTGCCCGTACTGCCGGGTCAGGTACGCGAGGACGCTCAGGCCGTCGGCGCGGGGACCGAGCTGCTCGCGGTAGGTGTGGCCGCCGTTGAGGGTCATGGGGGAAAGGCCCTCACGGGAAGACGGGCAGGGCAGAGCCGAACCCGTGCGGGCGGAGGACCGGAATGCGCTTCACCCCCCGAGGATACCCTCCCCACGATTGTAAAAAGCCTTACCAGCACGGCGAATCTCTCATTCCCTCCCGCGATGCTGGGGGGGTGCGCCGTCTGCTCCGCCTCGTGATCGTCCTCGCCCTGCTCGCGGGGGCCGCCTATCTGCTGTGGCCGTACCTGGAGAATGCTCGGCGCTACTCGGCCCTGCTCGCCGCGCCCAGCCCCGCCGAGGGCAGCCTGCCCAATCCCCTGCCGGGCCAGTCCTTCGTGGACACCTGGGGCGCGGCCCGCAGCGAGGGGCGGCGACATGAGGGGGTGGACATCTTCGCGCCGCGCGACACGCCCATCCGGGCGACCACGCCGGGCGTCGTGCTCAACGTGGGCGAGAACCGCCTCGGCGGGCGCACGGTCATGATCCTGGGGCCGGGCGGGCAGCGGCACTACTACGCGCACCTCGAACGCTACGCCGACGTGCGGGAGGGCGGGTGGGTCGAGGCCGGGGACGTGATCGGCTACGTCGGCGACAGCGGGAACGCGCGGGGCACGCCGCCGCACCTGCATTACGGCATCTACGCGGCGGGCGGGGCGATCAATCCCTACCCGTTCTTGCAGCGGGAGGACCGTTCAGGCCCTCCTCGTCGCCAGGATCACGCATTCGCGGCGGCTGACCGGAACCTCGGCGCAGAGCAGGCGCGGGTGAGAGAACAGGCGGTCGCGTTCGGGGTCGCCGCCGTGCAATGAGGCGGGGAGGGAGGCGGCTGGGCTGAAGTTGTCGAGCACGAGCACCCCGCCGGGGCCCAGCGCGTCCACCAGCACCTCCAGGCTCTCCGTCTCCCGCTTGGCGGGCGCGCAGTCGCTGAAGATCAGGTCGAAGGGGCCGTAGGTCAGGACTTCGCGCCAGTCGCCGCCCAGCACCTCGGCGCGGGGGTCGTCTCCCAAGACGCGGCGAGCGACGTCCGCCCGCTCCGGGTCGAGTTCGGTCGTGAAGAGCCGCGCCGTGTCGTTCATTCCCGCCAGCAGCCACGCCGCTCCCACCCCCGTCCCCGTGCCCAGCTCGGCGAGCCGACCACCGGGGCGCGAGGCGGCCAGCGTCCGCAACAGCCGCCCGACCTCCAGGCTGCACGAGCGGCCGAAGCCCAGCCGCTCCGTCTCCGCGAGCGCCGCCCGGACCCGCTCCGGGAGGGCCAGGACGGCGGGCGTCTCCCCCATTCCCGCGAGTACCTGCCGGAGCTGCACGTCGTCCGCCCAGGGCAGCGAGCGAGGGTTGACCCAGGCGACGGGGCGGCCTTCCGGGCTGGGGTCGAGGGAGAGGAGCCGGGCCGGGTAGCACAACGATTCCACCCCGGACTGCCCCCAAATCGTCACCGCCTCGCCCACAATCTCCACCCGCGCCCCGCACTCCTCCCACGCCTCGCGCTCGGCGGCCTGCGCGCCCGTCTCGCCGGGGTCGATGCCGCCGCCCGGCAGGGTCCATCCGCCCCACTCCAGGCCGACCATCAGCACCCGGCCCGCATGCTCGATCCAGACGCAGGCGCGGCCCGTGCGGTGGGGGGACGGCGAGAGGTTGACCCGTGGCGCGGAGGTCATGCGAGCACCGCCAGCGCCTCGTCCAGGGCCGCTCCACGGGAGCGCAGGGCGCGGAGGGTGCCTCCCACCCACAGGCGCTCGGCGTGGGCGAAGTCGTCGGCGTGGACGGCGAAGGCGCGCAGCACCGGGTCGTCCGGCGCATTCCACGCCTCCATGAAGCCCGTCAGGGCCAGGCGCAGCGCCGCCCGCTGCACCCCTTCCGGCGCCCGGCCCACCCGAATGCCCTTGCGCGACACGTAGGGATCGTGGGTCAGGATGTGGGTCGAACCCGCCCACGGATCGGGCGCCGCATACTCCAACGCCCGCAGGCCGCTCATGGCGACCGCCCCGGCACACTGCGGGCAGGGCTGCACGGTGGTGAGTAAGGTCCAGGTGCGGACCTGCGGGCGGGGCGTCCCCGCGAGGTCGAGCAGCGCGTTGATCTCGGCGTGCGCGAGGTCGTGCCCGCTGATGACGCCGCCCGCCACTCCACGGGGCTCCCCCAGCCGGTTGCGTCCCCGCGCGATCACCTCGCCCTGAGCGTTCACCACGACCGCGCCGATGGGATACGAGCCCTGGCCGTAGGCGTCCCAGGCTTCGGAGAGGGCGGCGTGCCAGCCGACCGTCCGTGGATCGCCTTCTCTTTCCACGTCCCACTGACCACTTCCCACTTCCCGGTTCACAGCGCCCCCCGGTGCCGCTCGATCAGGTCGTCCAATGCCTCGCGCAACAGGCTCGCCTCCGTTCGGCCCAATGCCCCCGAGAGCTTGGCGAGGCGTTCGAGCTGGCTTTTGGGGTAGTAGTTGCTCTTCAGGACCATCTTGCTCTCCACGTAGATACAGGCCCGGCCCCGCCCCTCGCGTTTGGCACGCAGCAGGGCCTCGTCGGCGGCGCGGGACAGGTCGGCGTAGGTGTGGGCATGGGCGGGCCGGGCGGCGAGGCCCACGCTCAGCCCCAGCGTGCGCGGCCAGTGCGGGTCGCGGTGAATGTGGAAGTGCCGGATCACCTCGTCGAAGAGGATCAGCGCCGTCTCGGGCACCGTTTCGGGAAGCAGCGCCGCATACTCGTCCCCGCCTAGCCGCCCCACGATGCTCCCCGTCGGCAGGCTGCCCGAGAGCAGCCGCTCCAGGCTCCGGAGCACCCGGTCCCCCTCGGTGTGCCCCAGGGCGTCGTTGAGCGTCTTGAAGTGGTCGAGGTCCAGCACGGCGAGCGTGACCGGGGCTCCCCTCAGCCCTTCGAAGGCTGCCTCGAAGGCGGGCCGGGTCAGAATGTCGGGTCGGGGCATACCATCCTCCTCACGGTGACGGGACCCTACGTTCGGGTCATACGTATACCTTAACCACGTATATATGTCACCGCTATGACATACTCGGCCCCGGTTGAAAAGCGACGTGTCAGACGGCCTTGAGCGTCCCACACTCAAATTCCCAGACTACGGCAGTTGACATTTCCGGCCCATTGCGCCTAGCATTGCGTCTGGAACGGCAAAAACCGCCGGATAGCCCGGCCGGTGCCGCCACATCCCACTTCACTTCACAGGAGGTACACCCATGTTGAAACCATTGGGCGACCGCGTTCTCGTTGAGATCATCGAAGAAGCCGAGCAGAAGACCGCCGGGGGCCTGTTCGTCCCCGACACCGCCAAGGAGAAGAGCCAGCGTGGCCGGGTCATCTCCGTAGGCAGCGGCAAGATGCTCGACAACGGAACGCGCGTCGCGCTGGACGTGAAGGAGGGTGACACGGTGTACTTCGCCAAGTACGGCGGCACCGAAGTCAGCCTCGACGGCAAGAACTACTCCATCCTCAACGAGCGCGACATCCTCGCCATCGTGGAGTGAGGCGGTCAGCTGTCAGCTCTCAGCCTCAACGGCAGAAGCTGACGCGTCCGCCCGAGCCCCATCCTTCTTTTCCTGACTGCTGAAAGCTGATCGCTGACAGCCCCTTTCGAAGGAGAATCCCATGCCCAAGCAACTCGTCTTTGATGAAAACGCCCGCCGCAGCCTGGAGCGCGGCGTGAACGCCGTCGCCAACGCCGTGAAAGTGACCCTCGGGCCGCGCGGCCGCAACGTCGTGATCGAGAAGAAGTTCGGCAGCCCCACGATCACCAAGGACGGCGTGACCGTCGCCAAGGAAGTGGAGCTGGAGGACAAGCTGGAGAACATCGGCGCCCAGCTTCTCAAGGAAGTCGCCTCCAAGACCAACGACATCACGGGTGACGGCACGACGACCGCCACCGTGCTCGGCCAGGCCGTCGTGAAGGAAGGTCTGCGCAACGTGGCCGCTGGGGCGAACCCCCTGGCGCTGAAGCGCGGCATCGACAAGGCCGTCGCGGTCGCCGTCGAGGAGATCAAGCAGCTCGCCGTGCCCGTCGAGGACAGCGACGCGATCAAGAAGGTCGCCGGAATCTCCGCGAACGACGAGCAGGTCGGCCAGGAAATCGCCAACGCGATGGACAAGGTGGGCAAGGAAGGCGTCATCACCATCGAGGAGTCCAAGGGCTTCGACACGGAAGTCGACGTCGTGGAGGGGATGCAGTTCGACAAGGGCTACATCAGCCCCTACTTCATCACCTCGCCCGACACGATGGAGGCCGTGCTCGAAGACGCCTACATCCTGATCAACGAGAAGAAGGTCTCCTCGCTCAAGGACCTTCTCCCCGTGCTGGAAAAGGTCGCGCAGACGGGCCGGCCGCTGCTGATCATCGCCGAGGACGTGGAGGGCGAGGCGCTCGCCACCCTGGTCGTGAACAAGCTGCGCGGCACGCTGAACATCGCCGCCGTGAAGGCCCCCGGCTTCGGTGACCGCCGCAAGGAGATGCTGCGCGACATCGCCGCCGTGACGGGCGGGCAGGTCGTGTCCGAGGACCTCGGGCACCGCCTGGAGAACGTCGGCATGGACATGCTGGGCCGTGCCGCGCGCATCCGCATCACCAAGGACGAGACCACCCTCGTGGACGGCCGGGGCAACCAGGCCGAGATCGACGCCCGCGTGAACGCGATCAAGGCCGAACTCGACACCACCGACTCCGACTACGCCCGCGAGAAGCTGCAAGAGCGCCTCGCCAAGCTGGCGGGCGGCGTGGCCGTGATCCGCGTCGGTGCGGCGACCGAGACCGAGCTCAAGGAGAAGAAGCACCGCTACGAGGACGCCCTCAGTACCGCCCGCTCGGCGGTCGAGGAAGGCATCGTCGCGGGCGGCGGCACCACGCTGCTGCGCGTGATCCCCGCCGTGCGCAAGGCCGCCGAGAGCCTGGAGGGTGACGAGGCGACGGGGGCGCGCATCCTGATCCGCGCGCTCGAAGAGCCTGCCCGCCAGATCGCCGCGAACGCGGGCGAGGAAGGCAGCGTCATCGTCAACTCGGTCATCAACTCCGACAAGCCCCGCTTCGGCTTCAACGCCGCGACGGGCGAGTACGTGGACGACATGGTGCAGGCGGGAATCGTGGACCCCGCCAAGGTGACCCGCACGGCCCTTCAGAACGCCGCGAGCATCGGCGCGCTGATCCTGACCACCGAGGCCATCGTCTCCGACAAGCCCGAGAAGGCTGCGGCGGCTCCCGCTGGCGGCGGCATGGGCGGCGGCGACATAGGCGGGATGGACTTCTAAGGAGCGGTCAGCCGTCAGCGAGAAGCTGTCAGCAAGAAGGGAGGCCGGGGCGTGATGCTCCGGCCTCTCTCTGTATTCAGGCGGTGTGAGGGCGAGGAGGCGGATAAAGTTCACGCAGGACCGCTTGAAGTTATGCCCTCGTGCTGAACATAGTCATTCGGAAGGAGTTGCCGAATGAAGGAGATTCTTCGGCGTGTCCTCGTCCTCGGGCATGAACGAATAGCCACGTTTCCCGTCCAGGCTATCTACGTGCAACCGTCCGCACTCCGGGCATTGGTAGATGTGGCGAAACGCCTCTCCCCAAAGCAGGTCTACCCCATGCCGCAACTTGTTCCGTAAAGGTACAACCTGCACGGTTGCCGTTGCTCCTCGTCCATCGTCGGGGCTCACCATGCGGTCGATCAACTCATCCCAATGATCTAAAAAGGCGAAGGCATCCTCATCCGGAAGCAAGTACGCTTTATAAGGTAAAAAGTCCGTTTGGTCTCTAATAACCGCGCCACATTCGCATACGAACCTCACTCGACGACTCCCCTCACATCAACCGCCCGTCGTCCGCCGGGTCGGGCGTCTTCACCGGAATCCCGCGCGCGTTCAGGGCGTCTCGCAGCATGGGGATGTTCTTGAGGGCGTGCCCCTTCGTCGTGTTCTGGAAGAAGACGTACAGCTCGCTCAGGTCATCCGCCACGAGCGCGATCTTCTCCGCCCACTCGTCCATCTCGGCGCGGTTGTAGAGGTAGTCGTGCCGCTCGGCGGCGCTTCCGCCCTCCCACCAACTGCCCTTGTTGCGGCCGTGGAGCCGCAGGTAACCCACGTCGGTCGTGACGTGGACCTGGGGCTCGGGCATCCCGCCCACGACCGGGTAGTCGGGGCTGACCCAGATCAGGCCGTACTCGGCCATCGCCTCGCGGACCTCGGGCTTGTCCCAACTGGCGTGGCGGAGTTCGACGGCGAGTTCGTGCCCGGCGAAACGCTCGGCGAGGCCCAGCAGGTACTTGCGGTTGTCCCCCGTGCGGTGGAAGGAGTACGGAAACTGAGCGAGGTAAGGCCCCTTGAGCCCGGCCTCCCGCAGCGGCTCGGGGCTCTGGAGCATCCGGTCGAAGTCGGCGTCGGTGGGGGCGCGGTCGTGGGTGAAGACCTTGTTGACCTTGACGGTGAAGCGGGTGCGCCCGGCGCTCTTGCGGGCCATGCCCTCGAAGGCCTTGAGGCCGGGGATGGCGTAGAAGGAGGAATTGAGTTCCACCGCGTCGAAGGAGCGGGCGTAGGTCTCCAGGTAGGCGTCTTTCTTCACGCCCTCGTAGATCAGGCCGGGAGCCGCCCACTCGTCGTTGCTGTAGCCGCCGCAGCCGATCCATACACGCATAGGGGCAGCCTAATGCGGCGGCAGGGGCGCGGGGATGAACGGGCCCTCAAGCCCAGCCAGGTCGCCCGGCCGGGTCGTGCTCAGCCGAAGCGGGGATGGCGGTTGAGCCGTGCCCAGAAGTCGGTGATCGTCTGCACCGCCTCCTGAAACTGCCCGAAGTCGAGCGGCTTGACCACGTACGCGCTCGCGCCGTGGGCGTAGCTCGCCTGGATGTCGCGGTCCTCGCCGCTGGTGGTCAGCATGACGACGGGAATGTCGCGGGTCGCCACCTCGCTGCGGATCGCGTCGAGCACGGCGAGCCCGTCCATGTGGGGCATCTTGAGGTCGAGCAGGATCAGGTCGGGCAGACTCTTCGTGCAACGGAGCGCGGCGAGCGCCTCGGAACCGCTGCCCGCCACCTGCACCTCGTGCCCGTCGCCGCCCTCCTGAAAGGCGTTCAAGGCGAGTTCCACGTCGTGGGGATTGTCGTCTACGAGCAGGATGCGTCGGCGTTCCACGGGTGTTCTCTCCCCCTTGCGACCTCAGCTTAACGGGTCCGAATATGAAGATTCTATCAAGCTGACCGGCGAGGAAGGGCGCCTGCGCACCCATTCGTCTACACGCCGGGTGCCCCGGCAAGAGACGCTGTGGGGCCCCCCGCGTAGACTGACCCCCATGCTCACGAAGCGCATCATCCCCTGCCTGGACGTGCAAAACGGGCGGGTGGTCAAGAATGTCCGGTTCTTCGAGAACCACCGCGACGCCGGCGACCCCCTCGCGCTCGCCCGGGCCTACGAGGCGCAACAGGCCGACGAACTCGTCTTCTACGACATCACGGCGACCCACGAGGGCCGTCATCTCATGCTGGACGTGGCTGCGCGCGTCGCCGAGCAGGTCATGATGCCGCTGACCGTCGGGGGAGGGGTCAACGCCGTGTCCGACTTCCGACAACTGCTTCTCGCCGGAGCCGACAAGATCAGCGTGAACAGCGGGGCGGTGCGGCGCCCGGAGGTCATCCGCGAGGCCTCGGATCACTTCGGCGCCCAGTGTGTGGTGCTGAGCATCGACGTCAAGCGGCGCGCGGGTGGAGCAGGCTGGACCGTCCACGTCGGCGGCGGGCGGGTGGACACCGGGCTCGACCTGCTGGAGTGGGCCGAGCGGGGCCAGGCGCTGGGGGCGGGCGAACTCTGCTTGAACGTGATGGATGCCGACGGCACCCGGGCGGGCTTTGACCTCACGGCCACGCGCGCGGTCGCCTCGGCGGTGGACCTCCCCGTGATCGCCTCGGGCGGGGCCGGGAAGTTGGAGGACTTCCGCGACGTGCTCGGCGGCGGCGAGTCGGGCGGCCACGCGGACGCGGCCCTGGCGGCGAGCGTCTTCCACTTCGGCGAACTCACCGTGCCCGAAGTCAAGACCTACCTGGGGCGCGAGGGGCTGCCCGTGCGGCCCGACTGGCGGGACCTGTGACGGCCCCGGGTCTGGGCGAGTTGAAGTTCGGCGCGGACGGCCTGATTCCGGTGGTGACCCAGGACGCGCGGACGGGCGCGGTGCTGATGCAGGCGTACGCCGACCGGGCGGCGGTGGAGCGGACGCTCGCCACCCGCGAGGCGACCTACTACAGCCGCTCGCGCGGCGAGCAGTGGGTCAAGGGGCTCAGCAGCGGCCACACCCAGCGGGTCGTCTCGGTCGCCCTCGACTGCGACGGGGACAGCGTGCTCTACCGGGTCGAGCAGACGGGGCCCGCCTGCCACACCGGGGAGTATTCCTGCTTCCACCGGCCCCTCCTGGGGGAGGAGGCGACGCACACGGGGCTGGACGGCACGCTCGAACGGGTGTACGCCACCATCACCGAACGCCTCGCCACCCTGCCCGAGCACAGCTACGTCGCGC encodes:
- a CDS encoding M23 family metallopeptidase, encoding MRRLLRLVIVLALLAGAAYLLWPYLENARRYSALLAAPSPAEGSLPNPLPGQSFVDTWGAARSEGRRHEGVDIFAPRDTPIRATTPGVVLNVGENRLGGRTVMILGPGGQRHYYAHLERYADVREGGWVEAGDVIGYVGDSGNARGTPPHLHYGIYAAGGAINPYPFLQREDRSGPPRRQDHAFAAADRNLGAEQARVREQAVAFGVAAVQ
- the hisF gene encoding imidazole glycerol phosphate synthase subunit HisF; the encoded protein is MLTKRIIPCLDVQNGRVVKNVRFFENHRDAGDPLALARAYEAQQADELVFYDITATHEGRHLMLDVAARVAEQVMMPLTVGGGVNAVSDFRQLLLAGADKISVNSGAVRRPEVIREASDHFGAQCVVLSIDVKRRAGGAGWTVHVGGGRVDTGLDLLEWAERGQALGAGELCLNVMDADGTRAGFDLTATRAVASAVDLPVIASGGAGKLEDFRDVLGGGESGGHADAALAASVFHFGELTVPEVKTYLGREGLPVRPDWRDL
- the hisIE gene encoding bifunctional phosphoribosyl-AMP cyclohydrolase/phosphoribosyl-ATP diphosphatase HisIE is translated as MTAPGLGELKFGADGLIPVVTQDARTGAVLMQAYADRAAVERTLATREATYYSRSRGEQWVKGLSSGHTQRVVSVALDCDGDSVLYRVEQTGPACHTGEYSCFHRPLLGEEATHTGLDGTLERVYATITERLATLPEHSYVARLHAGGLDRVLKKVAEESGEVLLAAKNGDRAELATEAADLLFHTLFVLAEVGVSPADVAAVLQGREGRSGLKGPKEVG
- a CDS encoding response regulator; the encoded protein is MERRRILLVDDNPHDVELALNAFQEGGDGHEVQVAGSGSEALAALRCTKSLPDLILLDLKMPHMDGLAVLDAIRSEVATRDIPVVMLTTSGEDRDIQASYAHGASAYVVKPLDFGQFQEAVQTITDFWARLNRHPRFG
- the groES gene encoding co-chaperone GroES, which encodes MLKPLGDRVLVEIIEEAEQKTAGGLFVPDTAKEKSQRGRVISVGSGKMLDNGTRVALDVKEGDTVYFAKYGGTEVSLDGKNYSILNERDILAIVE
- a CDS encoding nucleoside deaminase, with amino-acid sequence MEREGDPRTVGWHAALSEAWDAYGQGSYPIGAVVVNAQGEVIARGRNRLGEPRGVAGGVISGHDLAHAEINALLDLAGTPRPQVRTWTLLTTVQPCPQCAGAVAMSGLRALEYAAPDPWAGSTHILTHDPYVSRKGIRVGRAPEGVQRAALRLALTGFMEAWNAPDDPVLRAFAVHADDFAHAERLWVGGTLRALRSRGAALDEALAVLA
- a CDS encoding GGDEF domain-containing protein — translated: MPRPDILTRPAFEAAFEGLRGAPVTLAVLDLDHFKTLNDALGHTEGDRVLRSLERLLSGSLPTGSIVGRLGGDEYAALLPETVPETALILFDEVIRHFHIHRDPHWPRTLGLSVGLAARPAHAHTYADLSRAADEALLRAKREGRGRACIYVESKMVLKSNYYPKSQLERLAKLSGALGRTEASLLREALDDLIERHRGAL
- the groL gene encoding chaperonin GroEL (60 kDa chaperone family; promotes refolding of misfolded polypeptides especially under stressful conditions; forms two stacked rings of heptamers to form a barrel-shaped 14mer; ends can be capped by GroES; misfolded proteins enter the barrel where they are refolded when GroES binds); translation: MPKQLVFDENARRSLERGVNAVANAVKVTLGPRGRNVVIEKKFGSPTITKDGVTVAKEVELEDKLENIGAQLLKEVASKTNDITGDGTTTATVLGQAVVKEGLRNVAAGANPLALKRGIDKAVAVAVEEIKQLAVPVEDSDAIKKVAGISANDEQVGQEIANAMDKVGKEGVITIEESKGFDTEVDVVEGMQFDKGYISPYFITSPDTMEAVLEDAYILINEKKVSSLKDLLPVLEKVAQTGRPLLIIAEDVEGEALATLVVNKLRGTLNIAAVKAPGFGDRRKEMLRDIAAVTGGQVVSEDLGHRLENVGMDMLGRAARIRITKDETTLVDGRGNQAEIDARVNAIKAELDTTDSDYAREKLQERLAKLAGGVAVIRVGAATETELKEKKHRYEDALSTARSAVEEGIVAGGGTTLLRVIPAVRKAAESLEGDEATGARILIRALEEPARQIAANAGEEGSVIVNSVINSDKPRFGFNAATGEYVDDMVQAGIVDPAKVTRTALQNAASIGALILTTEAIVSDKPEKAAAAPAGGGMGGGDIGGMDF
- a CDS encoding NUDIX domain-containing protein; the encoded protein is MTSAPRVNLSPSPHRTGRACVWIEHAGRVLMVGLEWGGWTLPGGGIDPGETGAQAAEREAWEECGARVEIVGEAVTIWGQSGVESLCYPARLLSLDPSPEGRPVAWVNPRSLPWADDVQLRQVLAGMGETPAVLALPERVRAALAETERLGFGRSCSLEVGRLLRTLAASRPGGRLAELGTGTGVGAAWLLAGMNDTARLFTTELDPERADVARRVLGDDPRAEVLGGDWREVLTYGPFDLIFSDCAPAKRETESLEVLVDALGPGGVLVLDNFSPAASLPASLHGGDPERDRLFSHPRLLCAEVPVSRRECVILATRRA
- a CDS encoding DUF72 domain-containing protein, translating into MRVWIGCGGYSNDEWAAPGLIYEGVKKDAYLETYARSFDAVELNSSFYAIPGLKAFEGMARKSAGRTRFTVKVNKVFTHDRAPTDADFDRMLQSPEPLREAGLKGPYLAQFPYSFHRTGDNRKYLLGLAERFAGHELAVELRHASWDKPEVREAMAEYGLIWVSPDYPVVGGMPEPQVHVTTDVGYLRLHGRNKGSWWEGGSAAERHDYLYNRAEMDEWAEKIALVADDLSELYVFFQNTTKGHALKNIPMLRDALNARGIPVKTPDPADDGRLM